In Rubrivirga marina, the following are encoded in one genomic region:
- the atpD gene encoding F0F1 ATP synthase subunit beta encodes METVTPTGTTTGEVLQVIGPVVDCEFPADAVPEIYDALEIDRGDDPTLVLEVQQHLGENRVRTISMDSTDGLTRGTTVSNTGRPISMPVGEEVRGRLFNVVGEAVDGLPQPKVTETRPIHADPPSYDQLATSIEVLETGIKVIDLIQPYARGGKIGLFGGAGVGKTVLIQELINNIAKGHDGFSVFAGVGERTREGNDLMREMLESGIMKYGDAFMHSMEEGGWDLSKVDMELLKESQASFVFGQMNEPPGARARVALSGLTLAEYFRDLGGTDVLFFVDNIFRFTQAGSEVSALLGRMPSAVGYQPTLATEMGTMQERITSTKKGAITSVQAVYVPADDLTDPAPATTFAHLDATTTLSRSIASLGIYPAVDPLDSNSRILTEEVVGEEHYRVAQDTKELLQRDKELQDIIAILGLDELSDEDKQVVNRARRVQRFMSQPFFVAEQFTGTPGKYVKVDDTVRGFKMILDGELDHLPEGAFLYKGAIEEVIEAGEKMLAEA; translated from the coding sequence ATGGAAACCGTCACGCCCACCGGCACCACGACCGGCGAAGTCCTCCAGGTCATCGGCCCGGTCGTCGACTGCGAGTTCCCCGCCGACGCCGTCCCCGAGATCTACGACGCCCTCGAGATCGACCGCGGCGACGACCCGACCCTCGTCCTCGAGGTCCAGCAGCACCTCGGCGAGAACCGCGTGCGGACCATCTCGATGGACTCGACCGACGGGCTCACGCGCGGCACAACCGTCTCGAACACGGGCCGGCCGATCTCGATGCCGGTCGGCGAGGAGGTCCGTGGGCGGCTGTTCAACGTCGTCGGCGAGGCCGTCGACGGGCTCCCGCAGCCGAAGGTCACCGAGACCCGGCCGATCCACGCCGACCCCCCGAGCTACGACCAGCTCGCGACGTCGATCGAGGTGCTCGAGACCGGCATCAAGGTCATCGACCTCATCCAGCCCTACGCCCGCGGCGGCAAGATCGGCCTGTTCGGCGGCGCCGGCGTCGGCAAGACGGTCCTCATCCAGGAGCTGATCAACAACATCGCCAAGGGCCACGACGGCTTCTCGGTCTTCGCCGGCGTCGGCGAGCGGACGCGTGAGGGCAACGACCTCATGCGCGAGATGCTCGAGTCGGGCATCATGAAGTACGGCGACGCCTTCATGCACTCGATGGAGGAGGGCGGCTGGGACCTCTCGAAGGTCGACATGGAGCTCCTCAAGGAGAGCCAGGCGTCGTTCGTGTTCGGCCAGATGAACGAGCCGCCGGGCGCCCGCGCCCGCGTGGCCCTCTCCGGCCTCACGCTCGCCGAGTACTTCCGCGACCTCGGCGGCACCGACGTCCTGTTCTTCGTCGACAACATCTTCCGGTTCACGCAGGCCGGCTCGGAGGTCTCGGCCCTCCTCGGCCGGATGCCGTCGGCCGTCGGCTACCAGCCGACGCTGGCGACGGAGATGGGCACTATGCAGGAGCGGATCACGTCGACGAAGAAGGGCGCCATCACGTCGGTCCAGGCCGTCTACGTCCCGGCGGACGACCTCACGGACCCGGCCCCGGCCACGACGTTCGCCCACCTCGACGCCACCACGACGCTCTCGCGCTCGATCGCGTCGCTCGGCATCTACCCGGCCGTCGACCCGCTCGACTCGAACTCGCGGATCCTGACCGAGGAGGTCGTCGGCGAGGAGCACTACCGCGTGGCCCAGGACACGAAGGAGCTGCTCCAGCGCGACAAGGAGCTCCAGGACATCATCGCCATCCTCGGCCTCGACGAGCTGTCCGACGAGGACAAGCAGGTCGTCAACCGGGCCCGGCGCGTCCAGCGATTCATGTCGCAGCCGTTCTTCGTGGCCGAGCAGTTCACCGGCACGCCCGGCAAGTACGTCAAGGTCGACGACACCGTCCGCGGCTTCAAGATGATCCTCGACGGCGAGCTCGACCACCTGCCCGAGGGCGCCTTCCTCTACAAGGGGGCCATCGAGGAGGTCATCGAGGCCGGCGAGAAGATGCTCGCCGAGGCGTAG